In a genomic window of Theropithecus gelada isolate Dixy chromosome 15, Tgel_1.0, whole genome shotgun sequence:
- the ZFAND5 gene encoding AN1-type zinc finger protein 5, with protein MAQETNQTPGPMLCSTGCGFYGNPRTNGMCSVCYKEHLQRQQNSGRMSPMGTASGSNSPTSDSASVQRADTSLNNCEGAAGSTSEKSRNVPVAALPVTQQMTEMSISREDKITTPKTEVSEPVVTQPSPSVSQPSTSQSEEKAPELPKPKKNRCFMCRKKVGLTGFDCRCGNLFCGLHRYSDKHNCPYDYKAEAAAKIRKENPVVVAEKIQRI; from the exons ATGGCTCAGGAGACTAACCAGACCCCGGGGCCCATGCTGTGTAGCACAGGATGTGGCTTTTATGGAAATCCTAGGACAAATGGAATGTGTTCAGTTTGCTACAAAGAACATCTTCAGAGGCAGCAGAATAGTGGCAGAATGAGCCCAATGG ggaCAGCTAGTGGTTCCAACAGTCCTACCTCAGATTCTGCATCTGTACAGAGAGCAGACACTAGCTTAAACAACTGTGAAGGTGCTGCTGGCAGCACATCTGAAAAATCAAG AAATGTGCCTGTGGCTGCCTTGCCTGTAACTCAGCAAATGACAGAAATGAGCATTTCAAGAGAGGACAAAATAACTACCCCGAAAACAGAGGTGTCAGAGCCAG TTGTCACTCAACCCAGTCCATCAGTTTCTCAGCCCAGTACTTCTCAGAGTGAAGAAAAAGCTCCTGAATTGCccaaaccaaagaaaaacagatgtttcATGTGCAGAAAGAAAGTTGGTCTTACAG GGTTTGACTGCCGGTGTGGAAATTTGTTTTGTGGACTTCACCGTTACTCTGACAAGCACAACTGTCCATATGACTACAaagcagaagctgcagcaaaaatcagaaaagagaatCCAGTTGTTGTGGCTGAAAAAATTCAGAGAATATAA